The following proteins come from a genomic window of Geomonas sp. RF6:
- a CDS encoding GNAT family N-acetyltransferase: MGGATIDIVDDALGLDRLQPEWDVLHAALKDDATFFMSHPWYRCWWAHFGGGGALQVLVVRKSGETVGIFPLMRHRAFLHGVPVRALSFLENGNSLHNEPLVLPECREKVLGEVLGYLYRRRDMWDVLQLKNIPEESENCASLLRLLLEDRRKFQSRPSFASPYINVSGTWETFLSSRSARARKTLRNIENTICRHGRHEIVQVTTWEAYRDVRAEIEDVARSSWTDRVGDSLAQPGNAAFFADLACVAAARQALSLWILKLEGRTVAFEFHLRSGATDHALRASYHEEYAHLSPGAFLEMQILKKFFEVPAGIRRIDFGGSFDRYKRRWSDSARAHVSLTAFHGGIGSTMAALHELGTVALLRTVRDKVRLMPEILGGART; this comes from the coding sequence ATGGGCGGCGCAACTATCGACATTGTCGACGACGCCCTCGGGCTGGACCGCCTGCAGCCGGAGTGGGATGTGCTTCACGCAGCCCTGAAGGATGACGCTACCTTCTTCATGTCTCATCCCTGGTACCGCTGCTGGTGGGCTCATTTTGGCGGCGGCGGTGCGCTGCAGGTCCTCGTGGTGCGGAAAAGCGGGGAGACGGTCGGCATCTTTCCCCTGATGCGGCATCGCGCCTTCCTGCACGGTGTGCCGGTGCGCGCTCTCTCCTTCCTGGAGAACGGAAACTCGCTGCACAACGAGCCGCTGGTGCTGCCGGAGTGCCGGGAGAAGGTGCTGGGGGAGGTGCTGGGATACCTGTATCGGCGCCGTGACATGTGGGACGTGTTGCAGCTGAAAAACATACCGGAGGAGTCGGAGAACTGCGCATCCCTTCTCCGCCTTCTCCTCGAGGACCGGAGGAAGTTCCAGTCGCGTCCCTCCTTCGCATCGCCGTACATCAATGTCTCCGGGACGTGGGAGACCTTCCTTTCCAGCCGCTCCGCCAGGGCGCGCAAGACATTGCGCAACATCGAGAACACCATCTGCCGTCACGGGCGCCACGAGATTGTTCAGGTCACGACTTGGGAGGCGTACCGCGACGTCAGGGCCGAAATCGAGGACGTGGCAAGAAGCAGCTGGACCGACAGGGTCGGTGACTCGCTGGCGCAACCCGGGAACGCGGCCTTCTTCGCCGATCTCGCATGTGTGGCGGCGGCGCGGCAGGCGCTTTCGTTGTGGATCCTGAAGCTGGAGGGGAGGACGGTGGCCTTTGAGTTCCACCTCCGCAGCGGCGCGACGGATCATGCCCTGCGGGCGTCCTATCACGAGGAGTATGCGCACCTGTCCCCGGGAGCTTTTCTGGAGATGCAGATCCTGAAGAAGTTTTTTGAGGTGCCAGCCGGGATACGCCGGATCGATTTCGGCGGCAGCTTCGATCGGTACAAGAGGCGCTGGAGTGACAGCGCCAGGGCGCACGTCTCCCTCACCGCCTTCCACGGAGGGATCGGGTCCACCATGGCCGCCCTTCATGAACTCGGGACCGTGGCGCTCCTGAGAACGGTGCGTGACAAGGTCCGGCTGATGCCGGAGATACTCGGAGGTGCACGTACATGA
- a CDS encoding lipopolysaccharide biosynthesis protein has translation MRFADKATLNILAKTAGSVLLMVSSVIMTRYLTKAAYGTYLQAMLIVNTVILLAFVGIPQSIYYYFHVTADRKRFIYRNLLLSIAIGGVVALVMILCAGGISALMGNAELAGYVPYMALIILLQAPLGFRDSIFFSSGAFVANSGSVLCCALLDYLPLFWAVACGFGLREIFLLMIVSKALGLFLFFILLRRCCLSRCGGSPADTGEHVTLLDQIRYAVPISAAGYLGVVGSQLDKYVISNGFSPAQFAVYSRGAMEVPFISTITYLLNDITLPQYIAAYKERNVKLLLDLMHANMDKVAKINLAVFAFLMVEAPLLIETLYTKQYAEAIPVFRVYLLSLLFGVTVYNMIPTVSGNTRMLLHATVISIVTKISCCLLFLKIMGTVGVAAGVFAGSFLYVVYLLGCSVRILGVKWSEIMPWRHVAKISAVAGAAGGATFIFHLLWTGCGLPERLPALATFFVIFCYVYLFALNLAGLVSSEDHGFLRRWLRIDPFLFIPGRRRLPEASRG, from the coding sequence ATGAGATTCGCGGATAAGGCAACGCTCAATATTCTTGCAAAGACGGCCGGGTCGGTGCTCTTGATGGTCTCGAGCGTTATCATGACCCGCTACCTCACGAAGGCCGCCTATGGCACGTACCTGCAGGCGATGCTCATAGTCAACACCGTTATCCTCCTCGCTTTCGTAGGGATACCGCAAAGCATCTACTACTACTTCCACGTCACTGCCGACAGGAAGAGGTTCATCTACAGGAACCTCCTCCTGAGCATCGCCATTGGAGGAGTGGTGGCCCTCGTCATGATCCTCTGTGCGGGGGGCATCAGCGCCCTCATGGGGAACGCCGAACTGGCAGGCTACGTCCCCTACATGGCGCTGATAATACTGCTGCAGGCTCCTCTCGGCTTCCGGGACTCGATCTTTTTCTCCTCCGGGGCGTTTGTAGCCAATTCCGGGAGCGTCCTCTGCTGCGCCCTTCTGGACTACCTGCCCCTTTTCTGGGCAGTCGCCTGCGGGTTCGGCCTCAGAGAGATCTTCCTGCTGATGATAGTCTCCAAGGCGTTGGGGCTTTTCCTCTTCTTCATCCTCCTGAGGCGGTGCTGCCTGAGCCGGTGCGGGGGCTCTCCTGCGGATACCGGGGAGCATGTGACGCTGCTGGACCAGATTCGATACGCGGTTCCGATCAGCGCAGCGGGATATCTCGGAGTGGTCGGCAGCCAGCTGGACAAGTACGTCATATCGAACGGCTTCTCCCCCGCCCAGTTTGCCGTCTACTCCCGTGGCGCGATGGAAGTCCCTTTCATTTCCACCATCACCTACCTCCTGAACGACATCACCCTCCCGCAGTACATCGCCGCCTACAAGGAAAGGAACGTTAAACTCCTTCTCGACCTGATGCACGCGAACATGGACAAGGTGGCAAAGATAAACCTCGCGGTTTTCGCCTTCCTCATGGTCGAGGCTCCACTGCTCATCGAGACTCTGTACACGAAACAGTACGCGGAGGCGATTCCCGTTTTCAGGGTATACCTGCTGTCGCTTCTCTTCGGTGTAACGGTGTACAACATGATCCCCACTGTCAGCGGCAACACCAGGATGCTCCTGCATGCCACCGTCATCAGTATCGTGACGAAGATCTCCTGTTGCCTGCTCTTTCTCAAGATCATGGGCACAGTCGGCGTGGCTGCCGGCGTCTTTGCCGGTTCTTTCCTGTACGTCGTGTACCTCCTCGGGTGCTCCGTGCGGATACTGGGGGTGAAGTGGTCTGAGATCATGCCGTGGCGCCATGTCGCGAAGATCTCAGCTGTCGCGGGTGCCGCCGGGGGCGCAACCTTCATCTTTCACCTCCTGTGGACGGGATGTGGTTTGCCTGAACGGTTGCCGGCCCTTGCTACCTTCTTTGTGATCTTTTGCTACGTCTACCTCTTCGCCCTCAACCTTGCCGGGCTCGTCAGCAGCGAAGACCATGGGTTCCTGAGAAGGTGGCTGCGGATCGATCCGTTTCTTTTCATCCCGGGGCGCAGGCGGCTCCCTGAAGCCTCGAGGGGGTAG
- a CDS encoding glycosyltransferase encodes MHVLYSLGVGGAEKLAYDMVASLPAHRYRPIMVCVGQSGPLAERVRARGITLYLRPDSIKDRWGTVSWLKAIIEKERVAVVHAHQYNPLHYSVLATLGRPEVNLVYTEHGRMYPERLNWKRYLTNRLFATRVNHLVSISSSTRLAMVRYDNLPGPRISVIHNGVEIDEVGPQFDLKEKRRALGIGEGARVIGTASRLEEIKNIPTMLRAFRRVLQAFPDCVLLVAGHGTQLERLTALATELGISERVHFLGLRSDLREIFKVIEVFLLVSFTEGISITLLEAMGSGVPTVVSRAGGNPEVVLDGVTGYLVEVEDDEALARRVVELLNDREKAARLGARGRERVIADFSFSTMMEAYLKLYQHRIEGSHEIRG; translated from the coding sequence ATGCACGTACTCTACTCTCTCGGGGTTGGGGGGGCCGAAAAATTGGCCTACGACATGGTTGCCAGCCTTCCCGCGCACCGGTACCGGCCCATAATGGTTTGTGTCGGTCAAAGCGGCCCCCTCGCCGAAAGGGTCCGCGCGAGGGGAATCACCCTCTACCTCCGTCCTGACAGTATAAAGGATCGGTGGGGCACGGTGTCCTGGCTGAAAGCGATCATCGAGAAAGAGCGGGTGGCGGTGGTCCACGCCCATCAGTACAACCCGTTGCACTACTCGGTTCTGGCCACCCTCGGCAGACCAGAGGTCAATCTCGTGTACACCGAGCACGGGCGGATGTACCCGGAGCGCTTGAATTGGAAGCGCTACCTGACGAACCGCCTCTTTGCCACGAGGGTCAATCACCTCGTCTCCATCTCCAGCAGCACACGGCTCGCGATGGTGCGATACGACAACCTTCCTGGACCCCGCATCTCCGTCATTCACAATGGAGTGGAGATCGACGAGGTGGGCCCGCAGTTTGATCTCAAGGAAAAGCGCCGTGCACTTGGTATCGGGGAGGGGGCTCGCGTGATCGGGACGGCCAGCCGCCTAGAGGAGATCAAGAACATCCCGACGATGCTGAGAGCTTTCAGGAGGGTGCTTCAGGCATTCCCCGACTGTGTCCTGCTCGTTGCCGGCCACGGTACGCAGCTTGAGCGTCTCACCGCCCTTGCCACCGAACTGGGGATCTCCGAGCGGGTGCACTTCCTGGGCCTGCGATCTGATCTACGGGAGATCTTCAAGGTCATTGAGGTCTTCCTCCTTGTCTCTTTCACGGAGGGAATATCAATTACCCTCCTGGAGGCTATGGGGAGTGGCGTGCCGACCGTGGTTTCCAGGGCGGGAGGTAACCCTGAGGTCGTTCTCGACGGGGTGACGGGATACCTTGTGGAGGTGGAAGACGATGAAGCGCTGGCGCGGCGCGTGGTCGAGCTTCTGAACGATCGGGAAAAGGCCGCCCGGCTGGGAGCCCGGGGGCGTGAGCGGGTTATCGCGGATTTCAGCTTCAGCACGATGATGGAAGCATATCTGAAGCTTTATCAACACAGGATCGAAGGAAGCCATGAGATTCGCGGATAA
- a CDS encoding GNAT family N-acetyltransferase encodes MTSMRRIRSLLGQGKRYLFTHNSAMWFCGAAAGRAQWRPAEGIRIEFDDFAASCVYLQKEAARFPWIAPGAELEAARRWGHHYPLIYRGGTAAGYIKIALQKVYVQDFDALIPLKDDEAFVCDTYIAPEFRGKGLSRELVLGTLGWLAQSGGRYLFCHIPEWNAASLKLYTGCGFLPVKKISHLRVCGCRYFTTTPEEVLAAGRLLHGHEEARPLVVGEGAS; translated from the coding sequence ATGACGAGTATGCGGCGTATCAGGAGCCTTCTGGGGCAGGGCAAGAGGTATCTCTTCACGCACAACAGCGCGATGTGGTTTTGCGGAGCCGCGGCGGGGCGCGCGCAGTGGCGGCCGGCGGAGGGGATCCGGATAGAGTTCGATGATTTCGCCGCCTCCTGCGTATACCTGCAGAAGGAGGCAGCCCGCTTCCCCTGGATCGCTCCAGGCGCGGAGCTGGAGGCAGCGCGCCGTTGGGGGCACCATTACCCGCTCATCTACCGGGGCGGAACGGCAGCAGGATATATAAAGATCGCACTGCAGAAGGTGTACGTGCAGGACTTCGATGCGCTGATCCCGCTAAAGGATGACGAGGCCTTCGTCTGCGACACCTACATCGCGCCGGAATTCCGCGGCAAGGGGCTCTCCCGGGAGCTCGTCCTGGGGACCCTTGGGTGGCTCGCGCAGAGCGGCGGGCGCTATCTCTTTTGCCATATTCCTGAGTGGAACGCCGCGTCGCTGAAGCTCTACACAGGGTGCGGCTTTCTCCCGGTGAAGAAGATCAGCCACCTAAGGGTCTGCGGCTGCCGCTACTTCACGACCACTCCTGAGGAGGTCCTTGCGGCTGGGCGCCTGCTGCACGGGCACGAGGAAGCGCGTCCGCTGGTGGTTGGGGAGGGCGCGTCGTGA
- a CDS encoding glycosyltransferase family 4 protein yields the protein MNEKRKIPRIMDLRGTYKGGGGPDKTVLNSAALHDPEKVHVLVTYLRAPWDDQFQIPEMAARLKINYVDVLDRSFLDLECLRRLAALVKEHRLNVVHSHDDKTLLYAWLLKLLIPAVRIVHTCHSHAVGERHCFPCLSSFLRFKGRQRMQIFLMRRHLQPVLAVSADTGRRLVASGLPEEGVTVLHNGIDTSRWCRDDALPVLRRELSLREGRLLVGTVARITPEKDLPTFYDVAALVARKLPGTLFAVVGDGYGDELAVARREVARRGLEKTVHFTGHRNDLPDLYASFDVFLMTSVTEGMPNTLLEAMSMAVPSVATAVGGVPELLQHGRGGFLASAGDAEALARHVLTLLESPELRKEFGAACRARIEERFAFDRRVRLMEEYYAWFAGCGSLPDPVPAWSGFADES from the coding sequence ATGAACGAGAAGCGGAAGATACCGCGGATCATGGACCTGCGCGGCACCTACAAGGGGGGAGGGGGGCCGGACAAGACGGTACTGAACTCCGCGGCGCTGCACGATCCGGAAAAGGTCCATGTACTGGTGACCTACCTGAGGGCTCCCTGGGACGACCAGTTCCAGATCCCGGAGATGGCCGCGCGCCTGAAGATCAACTACGTTGACGTGCTCGACCGGTCCTTTCTCGACCTGGAGTGCCTGCGGCGCCTCGCGGCACTCGTGAAGGAGCACCGGCTGAACGTCGTGCACTCACATGACGACAAGACCCTCCTGTACGCCTGGCTTCTGAAGCTCCTCATCCCCGCCGTAAGGATTGTGCACACCTGCCACTCCCACGCGGTGGGGGAGCGGCACTGCTTCCCGTGTCTTTCCTCATTCCTGCGCTTCAAGGGAAGGCAGCGGATGCAGATCTTCCTGATGCGTCGCCATCTGCAGCCGGTCCTCGCCGTCTCTGCCGATACCGGTCGTCGCCTCGTCGCCAGCGGCCTTCCCGAGGAAGGGGTGACTGTCCTGCACAACGGCATCGACACGAGCCGCTGGTGCCGCGACGACGCCCTCCCGGTGCTGCGCCGGGAGCTCTCCCTCCGGGAGGGGCGGCTCCTGGTGGGGACTGTGGCGCGGATCACCCCGGAGAAGGATCTTCCGACCTTCTACGACGTCGCGGCACTCGTCGCCCGGAAGCTCCCCGGCACCCTTTTCGCCGTCGTCGGGGACGGGTACGGAGACGAGCTCGCGGTGGCCCGCCGGGAGGTCGCGCGGCGCGGGCTGGAGAAGACGGTTCACTTCACCGGTCACAGAAATGACCTTCCGGATCTGTACGCCTCCTTTGACGTCTTCCTGATGACCTCCGTGACGGAGGGGATGCCTAACACGCTTCTGGAAGCGATGTCCATGGCGGTCCCTTCGGTGGCGACCGCGGTGGGAGGGGTTCCGGAGCTGCTGCAGCACGGCAGGGGGGGCTTCCTCGCTTCCGCCGGAGACGCGGAGGCGCTTGCCCGCCACGTGCTGACGCTGCTGGAGTCGCCGGAGCTGCGCAAGGAGTTCGGTGCCGCATGCCGGGCACGAATCGAGGAGAGATTCGCGTTCGACCGCCGGGTGCGGCTCATGGAGGAGTATTACGCCTGGTTTGCTGGGTGCGGCTCGCTGCCGGACCCGGTTCCCGCATGGAGTGGCTTTGCCGATGAAAGCTAA
- a CDS encoding class I SAM-dependent methyltransferase: MYSGFSLELLQQILCPIDAGALVLEGALQDPVLNGCARCVRCGLLYRVESGILILLEHQQKLMDPESVREAEARDVDAENYHTYCSEVGDRKEIPPTLCMLGELEGKRVLELGCGTGRYSVYLAGRSASFTGVDFSLDSLKLLAAAMPQGGRRGLVLADATKFQTSPHSFDLVLCAQVLQHVPTAALREDLYRHVAQQLTPGGVFVCNAYHHHLSWRMQGLPKEGRHESGIFYHRFTRKELTEEIGRHLIVRKSHPISVHIPFSGRLGLNDLWLSRVVERVPLLNNLGELMLVKAKKGEVAADGETTFSEEV; the protein is encoded by the coding sequence ATGTACTCCGGGTTTTCCCTCGAGCTTTTGCAGCAGATCCTTTGTCCCATCGATGCGGGTGCTCTCGTGCTGGAAGGCGCGCTGCAGGATCCGGTTCTCAATGGGTGCGCCCGCTGTGTTAGATGCGGGCTTCTCTACCGGGTCGAGAGTGGCATTCTCATTCTCCTGGAGCACCAACAAAAGCTCATGGATCCGGAGAGCGTCCGTGAGGCTGAGGCACGAGACGTCGACGCGGAGAATTACCACACCTACTGCAGTGAGGTCGGCGACAGGAAGGAGATCCCGCCGACTCTCTGCATGCTCGGCGAGCTCGAGGGTAAGAGGGTGCTGGAGCTTGGCTGTGGCACCGGCAGGTACTCTGTCTACCTCGCCGGAAGATCGGCATCTTTCACCGGAGTGGACTTCTCCCTTGACTCTCTGAAGCTTCTGGCGGCGGCCATGCCACAGGGGGGGAGGAGGGGGCTCGTGCTGGCGGACGCCACGAAGTTCCAAACCTCTCCGCACTCATTCGACCTCGTGCTTTGCGCCCAGGTGCTGCAGCACGTTCCAACTGCTGCGCTGCGCGAAGACCTGTACCGCCACGTGGCGCAGCAGCTTACCCCCGGCGGCGTCTTCGTCTGCAACGCATATCACCATCACCTCAGCTGGCGCATGCAGGGGCTGCCGAAGGAGGGGCGCCACGAGAGCGGGATCTTCTATCACCGCTTCACGAGGAAGGAGCTCACCGAGGAGATCGGACGACACCTGATTGTGCGGAAGTCACATCCGATCTCCGTGCACATCCCCTTCTCCGGACGTCTTGGCCTTAACGACCTTTGGCTCTCCCGCGTAGTGGAGAGGGTCCCGCTTTTGAACAACCTCGGGGAGTTGATGCTGGTGAAGGCGAAGAAAGGGGAAGTGGCTGCCGATGGGGAAACCACATTTTCGGAGGAAGTATGA
- a CDS encoding radical SAM protein produces MNLIRGMAEEVMGNVKRELCHRRVQPTCALAFLTYRCTNCCKTCNLWQLGKDGRDEMDRAGWMTAVKNLERLGVRSLEIFGGDALLRKDVLFDLIRECRIKGITTFLPTNANLCDSETLKSLIDSGLDMLYFSVDDLDEAHDLVRGVSGNFAKIAVAIEEFFRLRGDKTVPRLGIVTTLSRMNFRNFPRLVEFLESYPISAIYPRPLAEFSPENVAGSLLDGSRPEPFFMPTDGESHLITPGELAEFKEMVRRAQSRTSRVYVCWKTYYSTSDATHLKGEYPHASCRVATTLMTIAPNGDVSPCPFYRCYHLGNIAFGEATGIWGTAKHRRFIAAQQSAKLPICLNCNLRPYHDSSLLETARFYAVRGAEKAGLYCRF; encoded by the coding sequence ATGAATCTGATTCGTGGCATGGCAGAAGAGGTTATGGGGAACGTGAAGAGGGAGCTTTGCCATCGAAGGGTGCAACCAACCTGTGCCCTCGCCTTTCTAACCTATCGCTGCACTAACTGCTGCAAGACGTGCAATCTCTGGCAGTTGGGGAAGGATGGCAGGGATGAGATGGATCGGGCTGGGTGGATGACGGCGGTGAAGAACCTGGAGCGCCTCGGCGTGCGCTCCCTGGAGATCTTCGGAGGCGATGCGCTGTTGCGGAAGGATGTGCTCTTTGACCTCATCCGTGAGTGCCGGATCAAAGGGATCACCACGTTCCTGCCCACCAACGCGAATCTGTGCGACAGCGAGACCCTTAAATCCCTCATCGATTCCGGCCTAGACATGCTGTACTTCTCCGTTGATGACCTTGATGAGGCCCATGATCTGGTGAGGGGCGTATCGGGAAATTTCGCGAAAATTGCAGTGGCGATAGAGGAATTCTTCAGGCTGCGAGGTGACAAGACTGTGCCTCGGCTTGGCATCGTAACCACCCTCTCCCGGATGAATTTCCGGAACTTCCCTCGCCTCGTCGAATTTCTGGAAAGCTATCCGATATCAGCGATCTACCCGCGCCCGCTGGCGGAATTCTCGCCGGAGAATGTCGCCGGCTCTCTGCTGGATGGATCCCGCCCGGAGCCCTTCTTCATGCCGACAGATGGTGAATCGCACCTGATCACCCCGGGCGAACTTGCCGAGTTCAAGGAGATGGTCAGACGGGCGCAAAGCCGCACCAGCCGCGTCTATGTGTGCTGGAAGACCTACTACTCCACATCAGATGCGACGCACCTGAAGGGTGAGTATCCCCACGCCAGCTGCCGCGTCGCGACCACCCTCATGACAATCGCTCCTAACGGCGACGTTTCTCCCTGCCCGTTTTACCGATGTTACCACCTCGGGAACATAGCCTTCGGCGAAGCGACCGGGATCTGGGGGACAGCGAAGCACCGCAGATTTATTGCCGCCCAGCAGAGCGCGAAGCTGCCTATCTGTCTCAACTGCAACCTCAGGCCGTACCACGACTCGTCCCTCCTTGAGACCGCAAGATTTTACGCGGTCCGCGGTGCCGAAAAGGCAGGCTTGTACTGCAGGTTCTAG
- a CDS encoding polysaccharide deacetylase family protein produces the protein MHPWLKQALCRVPVAFGVDSAFRYLNRNRLLVVMYHGVTERLFDPPVWTQLPVDSFRRQILFLRDHYRLVSLAEVVAALTSGTPLPERAALITFDDGLKNNFSVAFPIMQDLQVPAGIFLTVDLIGTNEILWFDELYLLITTGWQRGIQLPLPGAEAQRYYRAGKLWEAYVSCAEEYKRAGVKVREMLMTGLRQSVPLDYSEYLADLGLLDWDEVRYMQRSGLVEFGMHTATHRILAEMDDDELHGEIVAPRKRFRETLGHEAEAFCFPNGKPGLDFQERHQEFLPRAGYLCAFTTDSTLYDLSGGNRFGIGRVPAGNDGTSSPDIFRLSTCGAFSLLRSIGRGRLSCSNPGAVGRKAGTPRVEGA, from the coding sequence ATGCATCCGTGGTTGAAGCAAGCTCTCTGCCGGGTTCCGGTAGCATTTGGAGTGGACAGCGCTTTCCGGTACCTGAACCGGAACCGGCTCCTCGTGGTCATGTACCATGGCGTCACGGAACGTCTCTTCGATCCGCCGGTCTGGACGCAGCTTCCGGTCGACTCCTTCAGGCGCCAGATACTCTTCCTGCGCGACCATTACCGTCTGGTGAGCCTTGCTGAGGTAGTGGCGGCGCTTACCTCCGGGACTCCTCTCCCCGAGCGGGCGGCGCTGATAACCTTCGATGACGGCCTGAAGAACAACTTCAGTGTCGCCTTTCCCATCATGCAGGACCTGCAGGTTCCCGCCGGAATCTTCCTCACTGTCGATCTCATCGGCACCAATGAAATCCTCTGGTTTGACGAGCTCTATCTCCTCATTACGACCGGGTGGCAAAGGGGAATCCAGCTCCCCCTTCCAGGTGCGGAGGCGCAGCGGTATTACCGCGCCGGAAAACTGTGGGAGGCCTATGTCTCATGCGCGGAGGAGTACAAGCGTGCGGGGGTGAAGGTGAGGGAGATGCTCATGACCGGATTGCGGCAGTCGGTGCCGCTCGATTATTCAGAATATCTTGCTGATCTCGGGCTGCTTGACTGGGACGAAGTGCGCTACATGCAGCGCTCGGGCCTGGTGGAGTTCGGGATGCACACGGCGACGCACAGGATTCTCGCCGAGATGGATGACGACGAACTGCACGGGGAGATTGTGGCACCGAGGAAACGGTTCAGGGAGACGCTGGGGCACGAGGCGGAGGCATTCTGCTTCCCGAACGGGAAACCGGGCCTCGACTTCCAGGAGAGACACCAGGAATTCCTGCCCCGCGCCGGCTATCTCTGCGCCTTTACCACCGACAGCACCCTGTACGACCTGAGCGGCGGAAACCGGTTCGGCATCGGCAGGGTCCCCGCCGGAAACGACGGCACCTCATCCCCAGACATCTTCAGACTGAGCACCTGCGGCGCCTTCTCTCTCTTGCGAAGCATTGGCCGCGGCAGGCTTTCTTGCAGCAATCCCGGAGCAGTCGGAAGGAAGGCGGGGACTCCTCGCGTGGAGGGAGCGTGA
- a CDS encoding DUF362 domain-containing protein has product MTRDGRGERATSDLARETRRCGIGTISREEVPWGWRLGRRGFLALMAAAAFFRGGVKREAFAATSVRGRSRVITVHDPRASAAGTGFDNADVDADVVRGMVQEGVLAFTGARDLQTAWRQIIPDPAKRVAIKVNCQIEAVYTKSKVVQPIVEGLLVAGVAAGNIVIYDMTDHAFHLAGFRRNSGPGVKVGTVSDFGGYSRFYNHRLARLLCNDLSGGLLPLPGVRFHCDYLINVPVLKALDGYCGVTLSMKNHYGSIANPGEHHKDIMEHIPLVNSLPEIREKTRLVVLDAIFGSYRWVNGRDQKYLSRVDRLLLSDDPVAVDAVGWRLIEKLRKENGMAAVAPPPRYIQRAAELGIGVADPSRIELVQITM; this is encoded by the coding sequence GTGACTCGGGATGGAAGGGGAGAGCGTGCAACGAGCGATCTGGCTCGGGAGACACGCCGCTGCGGAATCGGAACGATCTCGCGGGAAGAGGTGCCATGGGGATGGAGGCTGGGTCGCCGCGGATTTCTCGCTCTCATGGCTGCTGCCGCCTTTTTCAGGGGAGGCGTCAAGAGAGAGGCATTTGCGGCGACCTCTGTACGTGGCAGGAGCCGCGTGATCACGGTCCACGATCCGCGTGCTTCCGCTGCCGGAACTGGCTTCGACAACGCCGACGTCGATGCCGATGTGGTGCGCGGGATGGTGCAGGAGGGTGTCCTCGCCTTCACCGGCGCTCGGGATCTCCAAACTGCGTGGCGGCAGATCATTCCCGACCCGGCGAAGCGGGTGGCGATCAAGGTGAACTGCCAGATTGAGGCGGTGTACACGAAGTCGAAGGTGGTGCAGCCGATCGTGGAGGGGCTTCTTGTGGCAGGTGTCGCGGCGGGGAACATTGTGATCTACGACATGACAGACCACGCCTTTCACCTCGCCGGGTTCCGGCGCAACTCCGGCCCCGGCGTGAAGGTCGGCACCGTATCTGACTTTGGCGGGTACTCCCGCTTCTACAATCATCGCCTTGCCCGATTGCTGTGCAACGACCTGTCCGGCGGGCTTCTGCCTCTCCCCGGTGTGCGGTTTCACTGTGACTACCTCATAAACGTCCCGGTGCTGAAGGCGCTGGACGGGTACTGCGGCGTCACCCTCAGCATGAAGAACCACTACGGGAGCATCGCGAACCCGGGTGAGCACCACAAGGACATCATGGAGCACATCCCCCTTGTTAACTCCCTTCCGGAGATACGGGAAAAGACGCGGCTCGTCGTTCTCGATGCCATCTTCGGCTCCTATCGCTGGGTGAATGGCCGGGATCAGAAGTACCTGTCGCGGGTCGACCGGCTGCTTCTCTCCGATGATCCGGTGGCGGTCGACGCAGTCGGGTGGCGGCTCATCGAGAAGCTGAGGAAGGAAAATGGAATGGCAGCAGTTGCCCCTCCCCCCCGCTACATACAGAGAGCTGCCGAACTTGGCATAGGCGTCGCGGATCCTTCAAGGATAGAGCTCGTTCAGATAACGATGTAG